One Candidatus Tanganyikabacteria bacterium genomic window, ATGCCTTGCCACCGATGACCGTGCGCTTTGCCCTCACGAACATGGGGCGATCATGGCAGAAACTAGCGCTTGTGGAGCAGTCGAGTTGTTACGAGTTGTGACTGTTTAGGCACTACATTTCGATCGCGTGCAAGGGGGTCGGTAGGCAGTCACTGCATCTCAGGCGGTGGAAAACCAACCAGCTGTCGAATGTGAGCCAGAGCGTTGAAATCGGCACCGCCAAGACGCGATCGGCGAGCTCGTAGACCCGCGGACCGGTGTGCAGGATCAACCCTTTGACGAACCGCGGGCCGATCCGATCGCGCAACCAGCAAAGATGTCTGGCCGCGTCCGCGTTCGGCGCGGCAGTGGCCATGACCTCGATGCCGAAGATTCCTTCGGCCTGCTCGGCCACCAGATCGATTTCGTGGCGACCTTGCGCTTGCCGCAGATGAAACAACCTGGGCCGCGATTCCGCGACCGCTGTCGTGGCCCGGAGCTGAGCCGCGACGAAAGTTTCCAGCGTCCGCCCCAGGAGGTTTCCGTCCCGCATGACTCCAGCGACGTCGATTCGCAGGATCCCGGCGAGGAGCGCCGGATCGATCAAGTACCTCTTGGAAGAACGAACCAGACGCTGGAGACGGCTCGACGTCCAGGGGGGGGTGCGCTCGACGACCAGCAAATTCTCGAGGAGTCTTTCGTAGGCATTCGCGGTCTTCCGGTTGAGCCCCGACACATCGATGAGCGTCGCGTCCTCGACGACCCCCGCGGAGTTCAGTGCGTAGGCCTCGAGGTACCGGCGCAGTCTGGCGGGATCGCGCGGGCCGTCGATCGTGGCCGCATCGCGGGTCAGAAGCTGGTCGACGTAGCTTTCGAGCCACCGCGACCTGGTCCTGTCCGTCAACGTCAGCGCGGCCTCGGGAAAGCCGCCCTCGAGGGCCAGTTCGACGTAGCCGCGAAGGTCGGGCGTGTCCGGCGCGACACCTGGCTCCTCGCGCCGGGCGAGCCGATCGAAGAGCGGAGTCGTCGACCGCCCGTGAAGCTCGGCGACTGTCATGCCGTAGATGGGCACCCGCACCAGGCCGGTCCCGGGCCAGGTAGCGGCGTCGAGGTCGGCCCGGACGGAGCCCGTGAGCAGGTAGCGACCCGGTCGCGAATCCACGTCCACGGCGCGCTTCACCGCGCCCAGGACCCCGGGAGCGGACTGCCACTCGTCGAGCAGGACCGGCTCCTCGAGCCCGCGCAGCGCGGCGTCGGGATCGGCGCGAAACGCCTCGGCCTCGGCCGGGCGATCGAGCCGGACGATCGTCCTCGCGTGGCGGGCCGCCGTCGTCGTCTTCCCCGTCGCGCGCGGCCCGACGAGGAGCAACGCGGGGAGCTCGCCCAGCAGCTCCCGTATCAGGGCATCCGCCGCACGCTCGACGTAGGTGAGGGCCACGGCCCAACAATACCACTCCTGCACACTATTCGATACCGTTTTTGCACGCGATCCGATACGACTCTGGCACACGGGCGACCGACGCCTATCGCCGCCGGCGTCGGGCGAACGCCTACATAGAGAAGGGCGGCTTCCACCAGGACCACCTGGTGAGGGCCGTGCGGGATCTGGTCGGCTGACGCCGTCGGCGCCAGCATTAGGAGCCTCCATTCCGTCGCTGGTACGTGTAACTCCCTGATTTCCCTCGGACCTGCCACGATCAGCACGAGCCGGAGGCTTCAACTGGTCCCCGGTCCCACGAGACCACACCAGCGAGCGCGATTGCTGTGCACCCGCCGGGATCTCCTGGCGGGCCAGGCACCGAGCCAGGTGCAGGACCAGGCGGCGGGCAAGCGCGACCGGCAGCGCCACGATCTCGCTGAGCCGCGGGCGCAGGGCTACCCTGCCTCTGGCGACACCTCCATGCCGAGCGCCAGCGCATTTTCCCTGACGCGACGGTCACAGCTCGCGACGGTGGGCGGTTCCACCGACCGCGACCAGATCAGGGCGGAGGCCAGGTGAA contains:
- a CDS encoding ATP-binding protein: MEAPNAGADGVSRPDPARPSPGGPGGSRPSLCRRSPDAGGDRRRSPVCQSRIGSRAKTVSNSVQEWYCWAVALTYVERAADALIRELLGELPALLLVGPRATGKTTTAARHARTIVRLDRPAEAEAFRADPDAALRGLEEPVLLDEWQSAPGVLGAVKRAVDVDSRPGRYLLTGSVRADLDAATWPGTGLVRVPIYGMTVAELHGRSTTPLFDRLARREEPGVAPDTPDLRGYVELALEGGFPEAALTLTDRTRSRWLESYVDQLLTRDAATIDGPRDPARLRRYLEAYALNSAGVVEDATLIDVSGLNRKTANAYERLLENLLVVERTPPWTSSRLQRLVRSSKRYLIDPALLAGILRIDVAGVMRDGNLLGRTLETFVAAQLRATTAVAESRPRLFHLRQAQGRHEIDLVAEQAEGIFGIEVMATAAPNADAARHLCWLRDRIGPRFVKGLILHTGPRVYELADRVLAVPISTLWLTFDSWLVFHRLRCSDCLPTPLHAIEM